In Fusarium falciforme chromosome 9, complete sequence, the following are encoded in one genomic region:
- a CDS encoding AAA-12 domain-containing protein yields the protein MYKTWILEHVGHILDSGVTGLGENSGKPIDILIIALYRAQVTEFQRAIKSLIDQGRFPKDTLNHLKVKTVDGERRRLRRNDSPQARSVCVSQDDEAVIVFVDYLTVSHPGFTADSFRGTLTLIRARGMTILLLNRGTFVGYERREQFIERSNHLFRIHDWHASRQLVQRLAGCLNCETFDHTTSECK from the exons ATGTATAAGACCTGGATACTTGAACATGTCGGACACATTCTAGACTCTGGCGTTACTGGTCTCGGGGAAAACAGCGGGAAGCCAATCGATATCCTGATCATTGCGCTTTACAGGGCCCAAGTCACCGAGTTCCAAAGGGCGATCAAGTCTCTCATCGACCAGGGTCGCTTCCCGAAAGACACCTTGAACCACCTCAAAGTCAAGACTGTTGACGGGGAGCGGCGAAGACTTCGAAGGAACGACTCACCG CAAGCACGCTCAGTCTGTGTTTCTCAAGACGATGAAGCCGTCATCGTCTTTGTTGATTATCTGACTGTCAGTCACCCTGGCTTCACTGCCGATTCCTTCCGTGGCACATTGACCCTCATTCGTGCGCGCGGCATGACTATCTTGCTGCTTAATCGTGGCACCTTTGTTGGGTATGAGCGCCGCGAGCAATTTATCGAGCGTTCGAACCATCTCTTCCGAATTCACGACTGGCATGCAAGTCGTCAGCTTGTCCAGCGCCTCGCGGGCTGCCTCAACTGCGAAACGTTCGATCACACTACAAGCGAGTGCAAATAA
- a CDS encoding CCHC-type domain-containing protein — protein sequence MFFPESHSSLKSDRDFEEEFQAFVHNLFQNVVLPSSTTEDPRQFMLIAAADCLTRELTDDEVKELSMSEAEMESTSDNSDHPGRVESWFRDHPDAWRRPEAETAEPPLPDRNDFARWWKASRVEIPSMYIDPTFQIYLVFRPMGNENAAEDAPKAILDNYPRPIAVPPPNETANAYFDRLLAPDNQQKVFVMRPDLIISRRSFGTAITAASTLFYNDAMRPLRTGEVNWPASLRSIQKYIRDNVYPDLPSDGCSFVV from the coding sequence ATGTTCTTCCCGGAAAGTCACTCTTCGTTGAAATCAGACAGGGACTTTGAAGAGGAATTTCAGGCTTTTGTCCACAACCTTTTCCAGAACGTCGTTCTTCCTTCCAGCACGACAGAGGACCCACGCCAGTTCATGCTTATTGCAGCTGCCGACTGTCTTACCCGTGAACTGACGGATGATGAGGTCAAGGAGTTGAGCATGTCCGAAGCTGAGATGGAGAGCACCTCAGACAATTCCGATCACCCAGGCCGCGTGGAGAGTTGGTTTCGCGATCATCCTGACGCCTGGCGCCGCCCCGAGGCTGAGACTGCCGAGCCTCCACTCCCCGATCGCAATGATTTTGCGAGGTGGTGGAAGGCCTCTCGTGTTGAGATCCCATCGATGTACATCGACCCGACATTCCAAATCTACCTGGTCTTCCGACCCATGGGTAATGAGAACGCGGCTGAGGATGCGCCAAAGGCCATCTTGGATAACTATCCGAGGCCTATCGCGGTTCCGCCCCCCAATGAGACAGCAAATGCTTACTTCGATCGCCTGCTTGCCCCGGACAATCAACAGAAGGTTTTCGTCATGCGACCTGATCTGATAATAAGCCGACGCTCCTTTGGCACAGCCATCACTGCAGCCAGCACGTTGTTCTACAACGACGCGATGAGGCCCCTTCGAACTGGTGAAGTCAACTGGCCGGCATCTCTTCGAAGCATACAGAAGTACATTCGAGACAACGTCTACCCGGACTTGCCTAGCGACGGTTGCAGCTTTGTGGTGTAA